From a single Alloactinosynnema sp. L-07 genomic region:
- a CDS encoding SDR family NAD(P)-dependent oxidoreductase — protein sequence MTTLLGTVAMVTGAGTGVGAAVAHRLDALGALVAALDVEGTGAEVTAGALHRAMAVKADPADPAQLEAAIKSVHAHYGRLDVVVTTSSRPCQPANAAELSDHDWHTPLADILDTAFYALRAVLHTPATRVLAVIPVCAHNPARAAASAGAQALSSGTDRLTAVVTRCPADLAATAAAVARLAGATP from the coding sequence ATGACCACCCTGCTGGGCACGGTCGCCATGGTGACCGGCGCCGGGACGGGCGTCGGGGCGGCCGTGGCACACCGCCTCGACGCCCTCGGCGCCCTCGTCGCCGCCCTCGACGTCGAGGGGACCGGCGCCGAGGTCACCGCGGGCGCGCTGCACCGGGCCATGGCCGTCAAGGCCGACCCGGCCGACCCCGCCCAGCTCGAAGCCGCCATCAAGTCCGTCCACGCCCACTACGGCCGCCTCGACGTCGTGGTCACCACCAGCTCCCGGCCGTGTCAGCCCGCCAACGCGGCCGAGCTGTCCGACCACGACTGGCACACCCCGCTCGCCGACATCCTCGACACCGCCTTCTACGCCCTGCGCGCCGTCCTCCACACCCCGGCGACCCGGGTCCTCGCGGTCATCCCGGTGTGCGCGCACAACCCGGCCCGCGCCGCGGCCTCGGCGGGCGCGCAGGCCCTGTCCTCGGGAACCGACCGCCTCACCGCGGTCGTCACCCGCTGCCCAGCCGACCTCGCCGCCACGGCGGCGGCCGTCGCCCGTCTCGCCGGAGCCACCCCATGA
- a CDS encoding helix-turn-helix domain-containing protein yields MSYALSTTGVAPADQFPLWESAVSHTFVPLRASTTAVGPFRGRLRGRSLGNVGVFEATADAHTVRRTSRTIAAADPEFYKLSLQLHGTAQLAQDGRQAALAQGDFAIYDTTRPYTLAFDDFSSTLVLMFPRDMLCLPAGHVANLTATRFTGTAGVSGIVSATLVNLARNLDDPEVSGSFRLARNVVDLLGTALADRVEYADVPAESARAALLVTIKSFVESHLDDPTLAPSDIAAAHHISTRYLHKLFSEAGTTVSAYIRHRRLEHCGQDLADPGKHRLSIGVIGARWGLPDASYLSRAFKTEYGVSPSEYRRRGIMLR; encoded by the coding sequence ATGAGCTATGCGCTGAGCACCACGGGAGTCGCGCCCGCCGACCAGTTCCCGCTGTGGGAATCGGCTGTCTCGCACACCTTCGTGCCGCTGCGCGCCTCCACGACCGCGGTCGGCCCGTTCCGGGGTCGGCTGCGCGGACGGAGCCTGGGCAACGTCGGCGTGTTCGAGGCGACCGCGGACGCGCACACGGTGCGCCGAACGTCGCGCACCATCGCCGCGGCCGACCCCGAGTTCTACAAGCTCAGCCTCCAGTTGCACGGCACGGCCCAACTCGCCCAGGACGGGCGGCAGGCGGCGCTGGCGCAAGGCGACTTCGCCATCTACGACACCACCCGCCCCTACACGCTGGCGTTCGACGACTTCTCCTCGACGCTGGTCCTGATGTTCCCGCGCGACATGCTGTGCCTGCCCGCCGGGCACGTGGCGAACCTGACCGCGACCCGCTTCACCGGGACCGCCGGGGTCAGCGGCATCGTCAGCGCGACGCTGGTGAACCTGGCCCGCAACCTCGACGATCCCGAGGTCAGCGGCAGCTTCCGGCTGGCCCGCAACGTGGTCGACCTGCTCGGCACCGCGCTGGCCGACCGCGTCGAGTACGCCGATGTGCCTGCCGAGTCCGCCAGGGCGGCGCTGCTGGTCACCATCAAGTCCTTTGTGGAGTCCCACTTGGACGACCCGACGCTGGCACCGTCGGACATCGCCGCCGCGCACCACATCTCGACCCGGTACCTGCACAAGTTGTTCAGCGAGGCCGGAACCACCGTGTCCGCCTACATCAGACACCGACGGCTGGAGCACTGTGGACAGGACCTGGCCGACCCTGGCAAGCACCGGCTGTCCATCGGCGTCATCGGCGCCCGCTGGGGCCTGCCCGACGCGTCCTACCTGAGCCGGGCGTTCAAAACCGAGTATGGCGTGTCGCCCAGCGAGTACCGCAGGCGCGGGATCATGCTGCGCTGA
- a CDS encoding glycosyl hydrolase family 18 protein, whose product MGTVLVVESNGLASAAPTVVLAACNAPAWAEGTTYAAGAEVTYAGRLYSAKVAHTAWRGTGWNPVAAPSLWTDVRACDGAPPTTTTTTQPTTTQPTTTQPTTTQPTTEPPGGDSCAVKSKPAGKVLVGYWENWDGAANGVHPPFGWTPIANPVISQHGYNVLNAAFPVIRSDGTALWEDGMDSTVKVATPAAMCQAKAAGQTILMSIGGAAAGIDLNSSTVADRFVATIVPILKKYNFDGIDIDIETGLTGSGNISQPSASQANLIRIIDGVLAQMPSNFGLTMAPETAYVTGGSVTYGSIWGAYLPIIKKYADNGRLWWLNMQYYNGSMYGCAGDSYQAATVQGFVKQTECLNQGLVIQGTTIRVPYDKQVPGLPAQPGAGGGYMSPATVAQAWNSFGGGLKGLMTWSLNWDGAKNWTFGNNVKALQGR is encoded by the coding sequence GTGGGGACTGTGTTGGTGGTCGAGAGCAACGGACTTGCCTCGGCCGCGCCTACCGTTGTCCTGGCTGCCTGTAACGCCCCTGCCTGGGCCGAAGGCACCACGTACGCGGCCGGGGCCGAGGTGACCTATGCGGGCAGGCTGTACAGCGCCAAGGTGGCCCATACCGCGTGGCGCGGTACCGGGTGGAACCCGGTCGCCGCGCCGTCGTTGTGGACGGATGTGCGTGCTTGTGACGGGGCTCCGCCCACGACGACCACAACCACGCAGCCGACGACTACTCAACCCACTACCACGCAACCGACAACCACCCAACCCACGACCGAGCCGCCCGGCGGGGACAGCTGCGCGGTGAAGTCGAAGCCCGCGGGGAAAGTCCTTGTCGGCTACTGGGAGAACTGGGATGGCGCGGCGAACGGCGTGCATCCTCCGTTCGGGTGGACGCCCATCGCCAACCCGGTGATCTCGCAACACGGCTACAACGTGCTCAACGCCGCGTTCCCGGTGATTCGCTCCGACGGGACCGCGCTGTGGGAGGACGGGATGGACAGCACCGTCAAGGTCGCGACGCCCGCGGCGATGTGTCAGGCCAAGGCGGCGGGCCAGACGATCCTGATGTCGATCGGCGGCGCGGCGGCGGGGATCGACCTCAATTCGTCGACGGTCGCCGACCGGTTCGTCGCCACGATCGTGCCGATCCTGAAGAAGTACAACTTCGACGGGATCGACATCGACATCGAGACCGGGCTCACGGGCTCGGGCAATATCAGCCAACCTTCGGCATCGCAGGCCAATCTGATCCGCATCATCGACGGTGTGCTCGCGCAGATGCCGTCGAACTTCGGGCTGACCATGGCCCCCGAGACCGCGTACGTCACCGGCGGAAGCGTCACCTACGGCTCGATCTGGGGTGCGTACCTGCCGATCATCAAGAAATACGCGGACAACGGCAGGCTTTGGTGGCTGAACATGCAGTACTACAACGGAAGCATGTACGGCTGCGCGGGCGACTCCTACCAGGCCGCCACCGTGCAGGGCTTCGTCAAGCAGACCGAGTGCCTCAACCAGGGCTTGGTCATCCAGGGCACCACGATCCGTGTGCCCTACGACAAGCAGGTCCCAGGCCTACCCGCCCAGCCGGGCGCGGGCGGCGGATACATGTCACCGGCCACAGTCGCCCAGGCATGGAACAGCTTCGGCGGCGGACTCAAGGGCCTGATGACGTGGTCACTCAACTGGGACGGCGCAAAGAACTGGACCTTCGGCAACAACGTGAAGGCGCTGCAGGGCCGTTAG
- a CDS encoding nuclear transport factor 2 family protein has product MPLYDTVRSHYAASAAGDLPGMLAPLSAASTWTEAAGSAYAGVYTGPDAVVAGVFARIGAEWTDFRAGVDDFVDGDTTVVAIGNYTATHTATGKPLVVRFTHIWRVRDGIVHFEQVADTALLLAAAR; this is encoded by the coding sequence ATGCCGCTCTACGACACCGTCCGGTCCCATTACGCGGCTTCGGCGGCGGGCGACCTACCCGGCATGCTGGCCCCCCTGTCGGCGGCGAGCACCTGGACCGAGGCAGCGGGCTCCGCGTACGCGGGCGTCTACACCGGCCCAGACGCCGTCGTCGCGGGCGTGTTCGCCCGAATCGGCGCGGAGTGGACCGATTTCCGGGCCGGCGTGGACGACTTCGTCGACGGCGACACCACAGTCGTGGCGATCGGAAACTACACCGCCACCCACACCGCGACCGGCAAGCCCCTGGTGGTCCGCTTCACCCACATCTGGCGCGTCCGCGACGGCATCGTCCACTTTGAACAGGTGGCCGACACCGCACTCCTCCTCGCCGCCGCCCGGTAG
- a CDS encoding MoaF C-terminal domain-containing protein: MSEWKAVDDFAAGIDGNRLPSVSLDGTVWSVDGRVIEFGAATAAEDGVEDRYDAVEGAPGVYFVDRTFASTPHRAEVLVVDTTTGRTLTVVSTIADEDTPGTPRVAQTFQPGTLDGHEVIGAAPAPTRDLIGWRALYRYSPNHLYEHVYLSSQRYAWQCLVGEQRGHGDVDLATAYTLGGGLYVFTFREFRIPVATVWLYDLDAMRTTGVFFGLGADGTVRNAPGGANITALGRVAYPDTQPV, translated from the coding sequence ATGTCCGAGTGGAAAGCCGTGGACGACTTCGCCGCCGGGATCGACGGCAACCGCCTGCCGTCGGTGTCGTTGGACGGCACGGTGTGGTCGGTGGACGGCCGCGTGATCGAGTTCGGCGCGGCCACGGCCGCCGAGGACGGTGTCGAGGACCGGTACGACGCCGTCGAGGGCGCGCCCGGTGTGTACTTCGTGGACCGGACGTTCGCGTCCACCCCGCACCGCGCCGAGGTCCTGGTGGTCGACACCACCACCGGGCGGACGCTGACGGTCGTCTCCACCATCGCCGACGAGGACACCCCTGGCACCCCGCGCGTCGCGCAGACCTTCCAGCCCGGGACCCTCGACGGCCACGAGGTCATCGGCGCCGCGCCCGCGCCCACCCGCGACCTCATCGGCTGGCGCGCGCTGTACCGCTACAGCCCGAACCACCTCTACGAGCACGTCTACCTCAGCTCGCAGCGCTACGCCTGGCAGTGCCTCGTCGGCGAGCAACGCGGCCACGGTGACGTCGACCTCGCCACCGCCTACACCCTCGGCGGTGGCCTCTACGTGTTCACCTTCCGCGAGTTCCGCATCCCCGTCGCCACCGTCTGGCTCTACGACCTCGACGCCATGCGCACCACCGGCGTCTTCTTCGGCCTCGGCGCCGACGGCACCGTCCGCAACGCCCCCGGCGGCGCCAACATCACCGCCCTCGGCCGCGTCGCCTACCCCGACACCCAACCAGTGTGA
- a CDS encoding fumarylacetoacetate hydrolase family protein yields MSHPLGLAPTKIVAVHLNHRSRAAERGRVPDAPSYFLKPPSSLSATGVDLVRPVGTELSAFEGEIAVVIGERASKVSREAAWDHIAWLAAANDFGVHDLRAADRGSNLRSKGADGYTPVGPVLIDPRTVDPRDLRLRTWVNGVLVQDASTADLLFDFAHLVSDLSATITLEPGDIILTGTPSGATVVNPGDVVEVAIGDTEPLRNTVVEAGAAPVRPRVTALDRDLAYGRPVPSIKPETEAALRQVATATLSSQLRKLGLDHTFLTGLRPSRPDLRMVGTAHTLRFLPLREDLFAERGGGMNAQKRAVESIGPGQVLVIDAREDRGAGTLGDILAMRALRLGAAGVVTDGCLRDSPAFADLDLPAYSGGAHASVLGRRHVPWEVGVDVACAGVLVRPGDVLVGDAEGVLLIPAALADTVAADALAQEAEERYILARVAAGESIDGLYPLGPTARAEYEAAQAGAKP; encoded by the coding sequence GTGAGCCACCCGCTCGGCCTGGCCCCGACGAAGATCGTCGCGGTCCACCTCAACCACCGCTCCCGCGCCGCCGAGCGCGGCCGGGTGCCCGACGCGCCGTCGTACTTCCTCAAGCCGCCGTCCTCGCTGTCGGCCACCGGGGTCGACCTGGTCCGCCCGGTCGGCACCGAGCTGTCCGCCTTCGAGGGCGAGATCGCCGTGGTCATCGGCGAACGGGCGTCGAAGGTGTCCCGAGAGGCCGCCTGGGACCACATAGCCTGGCTCGCGGCGGCCAACGACTTCGGCGTGCACGACCTGCGGGCCGCCGACCGCGGTTCCAACCTGCGCAGCAAGGGCGCCGACGGGTACACCCCGGTCGGCCCGGTGCTCATCGACCCGCGCACGGTCGACCCGCGCGACCTGCGGCTGCGCACCTGGGTCAACGGTGTCCTCGTGCAGGACGCGTCCACCGCCGACCTGCTGTTCGACTTCGCCCACCTGGTGTCGGACCTGTCCGCCACGATCACCCTCGAACCCGGCGACATCATCCTCACCGGCACCCCCTCCGGCGCGACCGTGGTCAACCCTGGGGACGTGGTCGAGGTCGCGATCGGCGACACCGAGCCGCTGCGCAACACCGTGGTCGAGGCGGGTGCCGCGCCGGTCCGCCCGCGGGTCACCGCACTCGACCGCGACCTCGCCTACGGGCGGCCGGTGCCGTCGATCAAGCCGGAGACCGAGGCCGCGCTGCGGCAGGTCGCTACCGCGACCCTGTCCAGTCAGCTCCGCAAGCTCGGACTCGACCACACGTTCCTCACCGGGCTGCGGCCATCGCGCCCGGACCTGCGGATGGTCGGCACCGCCCACACGCTGCGGTTCCTCCCGCTCCGGGAGGACCTGTTCGCCGAGCGCGGCGGCGGCATGAACGCCCAGAAGCGGGCCGTGGAGTCGATCGGGCCCGGCCAGGTGCTGGTGATCGACGCCCGCGAGGACCGCGGCGCGGGCACCCTCGGCGACATCCTCGCCATGCGGGCCCTGCGCCTTGGCGCGGCCGGGGTGGTCACCGACGGCTGCCTGCGCGACTCGCCCGCGTTCGCCGACCTCGACCTCCCGGCCTACAGCGGCGGCGCGCACGCCTCGGTCCTCGGGCGCAGGCACGTGCCGTGGGAGGTCGGCGTGGACGTCGCGTGCGCCGGGGTGCTGGTGCGGCCCGGTGACGTGCTGGTCGGCGACGCCGAGGGCGTGCTGCTCATCCCCGCCGCGCTCGCCGACACCGTGGCCGCCGACGCGCTGGCCCAGGAAGCCGAAGAGCGCTACATCCTCGCCCGGGTGGCCGCGGGCGAGTCCATCGACGGCCTCTACCCGCTGGGCCCCACCGCCCGCGCGGAGTACGAGGCCGCCCAAGCAGGAGCGAAGCCGTGA
- the hpaD gene encoding 3,4-dihydroxyphenylacetate 2,3-dioxygenase codes for MGELVLAAKITHVPSIWLSIHPGKHHGIRRPAELGLAEVGRRARERGADTFLVADSHWMNSMGFHVNSKPRHHGSYASHELPHFIHDLEYDYPGAPDLATLVVEEIKAGGQKAMTHDVRDLGLEYATLVPMHFMNRAEEPLAVVPVGCNIYSTIEENRRVGEALMRAVARSDRKVAFLASGSLSHQFPPNEVSSEYLDRISDPFNEQTDRRVLEQWRDGRIAEFLAGLPAYNARCTGEAAMADTAMLFGMLGWDAYSGKGEQLCDYFPSSGTGQVIVDFPVVAP; via the coding sequence ATGGGCGAGCTGGTGCTGGCCGCCAAGATCACCCACGTGCCGTCGATCTGGCTGTCGATCCACCCGGGCAAGCACCACGGCATCCGCAGGCCCGCCGAACTCGGCCTGGCCGAGGTGGGCCGCCGGGCCCGCGAGCGGGGCGCGGACACGTTCCTCGTGGCGGACTCGCACTGGATGAACAGCATGGGATTCCACGTCAACAGCAAGCCGCGCCACCACGGCAGCTACGCCTCGCACGAGCTGCCGCACTTCATCCACGACCTGGAATACGACTACCCGGGCGCCCCCGACCTGGCCACGCTCGTGGTCGAGGAGATCAAGGCGGGCGGCCAGAAGGCCATGACGCACGACGTGCGCGACCTCGGCCTGGAATACGCGACGCTGGTGCCGATGCATTTCATGAACCGCGCCGAGGAGCCGCTCGCGGTGGTGCCGGTGGGGTGCAACATCTATTCCACCATCGAGGAGAACCGCCGGGTCGGCGAGGCGCTGATGCGGGCGGTCGCGCGCAGTGACCGCAAGGTCGCGTTCCTGGCCAGCGGTTCGCTGTCGCACCAGTTCCCGCCGAACGAGGTGTCCTCGGAGTACCTGGACCGCATCAGCGACCCGTTCAACGAGCAGACCGACCGCCGCGTGCTCGAACAGTGGCGCGACGGCCGCATCGCCGAGTTCCTCGCGGGCCTGCCCGCCTACAACGCCCGGTGCACCGGTGAGGCGGCCATGGCCGACACCGCGATGCTGTTCGGGATGCTCGGCTGGGACGCCTACTCCGGCAAGGGCGAGCAGCTCTGCGACTACTTCCCGTCGAGCGGGACTGGCCAGGTCATCGTGGACTTCCCGGTGGTGGCGCCGTGA
- the hpaE gene encoding 5-carboxymethyl-2-hydroxymuconate semialdehyde dehydrogenase — MITDELLHHIDGKDVPSVSGATFGVSDPVTGTEYARCAAGQAEDIALAVAAARRAFTDGPWTGLSARERATVLVRIADAIEDRADTLARMESHDTGLPITQAKGQAHRAAENFRYFADVIVAQHEDAFLVGGKQVNYVVRQPAGVAGLITPWNTPFMLETWKLAPSLAAGCAVVLKPAEWSPLSASLLPEVMAEAGVPAGVFNMVHGIGEEAGAALVAHPDVPRLSFTGESGTGQIIMRTAAAHLKEVSMELGGKSPCVVFADADLDRALDAAVFGVFSLNGERCTASSRVLVERPVYEEFVARLAARADAVKVGPPSDPATEVGALIHPEHHARVMEYVEIGRAEARLVAGGTRPDGLPGGTFLRPTVFADVAPDARIFQEEIFGPVVCVTPFDTEAEAVTLANATKYGLAAYVWTADLSRGHRVARAIDAGMVWVNSHNVRDLRTPFGGIKASGVGREGGPHSVDFYSDLRAIHVAVDDLTPPRFGA; from the coding sequence ATGATCACCGACGAACTGCTCCACCACATCGACGGCAAGGACGTCCCCAGCGTCTCCGGTGCCACCTTCGGCGTGTCCGACCCGGTCACCGGCACCGAGTACGCCCGCTGCGCCGCGGGCCAGGCCGAGGACATCGCGCTCGCCGTCGCGGCCGCCCGCCGGGCGTTCACCGACGGCCCATGGACCGGGCTCTCCGCCCGGGAGCGGGCCACGGTGCTCGTGCGGATCGCCGACGCGATCGAGGACCGCGCCGACACTCTGGCCAGGATGGAGTCCCACGACACCGGCCTGCCCATCACCCAGGCCAAGGGCCAGGCGCACCGCGCGGCGGAGAACTTCCGCTACTTCGCCGACGTGATCGTCGCCCAGCACGAGGACGCGTTCCTCGTGGGCGGCAAGCAGGTCAACTACGTCGTGCGCCAGCCCGCCGGGGTCGCCGGGCTGATCACGCCGTGGAATACGCCGTTCATGCTGGAGACCTGGAAGCTGGCGCCCAGCCTCGCCGCCGGGTGCGCTGTCGTGCTCAAGCCCGCCGAGTGGTCGCCGCTGTCGGCGTCGCTGCTGCCCGAGGTGATGGCCGAGGCCGGGGTCCCGGCGGGCGTGTTCAACATGGTGCACGGCATCGGCGAGGAGGCCGGGGCCGCGCTCGTGGCGCACCCGGACGTGCCGAGGCTGTCGTTCACCGGCGAGTCGGGCACCGGGCAGATCATCATGCGCACCGCGGCCGCGCACCTCAAGGAGGTGTCGATGGAGCTCGGCGGCAAGTCCCCCTGCGTGGTCTTCGCCGACGCCGACCTCGACCGTGCCCTCGACGCCGCCGTGTTCGGCGTGTTCAGCCTCAACGGCGAACGCTGCACCGCGTCCTCGCGCGTGCTGGTCGAACGGCCGGTCTACGAGGAGTTCGTCGCCCGCCTCGCCGCCCGCGCCGACGCGGTCAAGGTCGGACCGCCGTCGGACCCGGCCACCGAGGTCGGCGCCCTCATCCACCCCGAGCACCACGCCAGGGTCATGGAGTACGTCGAGATCGGCCGCGCCGAGGCCCGCCTCGTCGCGGGCGGCACCCGCCCCGACGGCCTGCCCGGCGGGACCTTCCTGCGGCCCACGGTCTTCGCCGACGTCGCGCCCGACGCGCGGATCTTCCAGGAGGAGATCTTCGGCCCGGTCGTCTGCGTGACCCCGTTCGACACCGAAGCCGAGGCGGTGACGCTGGCCAACGCCACCAAGTACGGCCTGGCCGCGTACGTGTGGACCGCCGACCTCAGCCGGGGCCACCGGGTCGCGCGGGCGATCGACGCAGGCATGGTCTGGGTCAACTCGCACAACGTCCGCGACCTGCGCACCCCGTTCGGCGGCATCAAGGCCAGCGGCGTCGGCCGTGAGGGCGGCCCGCACAGCGTCGACTTCTACAGCGACCTGCGCGCCATCCACGTCGCCGTCGACGACCTGACACCCCCGCGTTTCGGCGCATGA
- the dapA gene encoding 4-hydroxy-tetrahydrodipicolinate synthase, translating into MKFRSDPAAVRGSIAPLVTPFTADGALDTDSLRALVRWQRASGSHGVSIGGSTGEPGAQKLAERVEALKVVAEETADELPFLPGTGTATLAETLELTGAAADLGADIALVITPYYSRPTQEGLFQWYSTVAKEFPDLPIVVYNVPSRTAVDIAPETVLRLRLAHDNIVGIKETTKDFEHFSHVLHLCGRDFLMWSGIELLCLPLLAIGGRGFVSALANLAPAAVARMYELYESGDREAAIDLHYRLHPLVELLFVETNPAPAKHVLADLGVIASGYVRPPLIPPTEAGLARIAALRAKAADLLVPPGVPA; encoded by the coding sequence GTGAAGTTCCGATCCGATCCGGCCGCCGTGCGCGGCTCCATCGCCCCCCTGGTCACCCCGTTCACCGCCGACGGCGCCCTGGACACCGACAGCCTGCGCGCGCTGGTGCGCTGGCAGCGCGCGTCCGGCTCGCACGGCGTCTCGATCGGCGGGTCGACCGGTGAGCCCGGCGCGCAGAAGCTCGCCGAGCGGGTCGAGGCGCTGAAGGTCGTCGCCGAGGAGACCGCCGACGAGCTGCCGTTCCTCCCCGGCACCGGGACCGCGACCCTCGCCGAGACGCTGGAGCTGACCGGCGCCGCCGCCGACCTCGGCGCCGACATCGCGCTCGTGATCACCCCGTACTACAGCAGGCCCACTCAGGAGGGGCTGTTCCAGTGGTACTCCACGGTCGCGAAGGAGTTCCCCGACCTGCCGATCGTCGTCTACAACGTGCCATCGCGCACCGCCGTCGACATCGCGCCGGAGACCGTCCTGCGGCTGCGCCTGGCCCACGACAACATCGTCGGGATCAAAGAGACCACAAAGGACTTCGAGCACTTCTCGCACGTGCTGCACCTGTGCGGGCGCGACTTCCTGATGTGGTCGGGCATCGAGCTGCTGTGCCTGCCGCTGCTGGCCATCGGCGGCCGCGGGTTCGTCTCCGCGCTGGCCAACCTGGCGCCCGCCGCGGTGGCCCGCATGTACGAGCTCTACGAGTCCGGTGACCGCGAGGCCGCCATCGACCTGCACTACCGCCTGCACCCGCTGGTGGAGCTGCTGTTCGTGGAGACCAACCCGGCGCCCGCCAAGCACGTCCTCGCCGACCTCGGCGTCATCGCCAGCGGGTATGTCCGCCCGCCGCTGATCCCCCCGACCGAAGCGGGCCTGGCCCGCATCGCCGCGCTGCGCGCCAAGGCCGCCGACCTGCTCGTCCCCCCAGGAGTCCCCGCATGA
- a CDS encoding SDR family NAD(P)-dependent oxidoreductase, whose translation MTRFTGRVALITGAGTGIGAATARRLAEEGAAVVLTGRRPGPLTEVAAAIGDRALAVPADAADPDAMAEVVAAAGERFGRVDVVVANAGGHGLGAVGETSLADWDLALSANLTTAFATVRAAVPGLVDGGGSVVLVSSLAGLFAGPAVAGYTATKHALVGLARSIARDYGRHGVRANTVCPGWVRTAMADEQMDGLAACAGLDREAAYALVTRNTPLGRPATADEVAAVIAFLASADAAIVSGAVVTADAGASAVDLPTIDLV comes from the coding sequence ATGACCCGCTTCACCGGCCGCGTCGCGCTGATCACCGGCGCGGGCACCGGCATCGGCGCCGCCACGGCCCGCCGCCTCGCCGAGGAGGGCGCGGCGGTCGTCCTCACCGGCCGCCGCCCCGGCCCTCTCACCGAAGTCGCGGCCGCCATCGGCGACCGCGCGCTGGCCGTGCCCGCCGACGCCGCCGACCCGGACGCCATGGCCGAGGTGGTCGCGGCGGCGGGGGAGCGGTTCGGCCGGGTCGACGTGGTCGTCGCCAACGCGGGCGGACACGGGCTCGGCGCGGTGGGGGAGACCTCGCTCGCCGACTGGGACCTCGCCCTCTCGGCCAACCTGACCACCGCGTTCGCGACCGTACGCGCCGCCGTCCCCGGTCTGGTCGACGGCGGCGGGTCGGTGGTGCTGGTGTCGTCGCTGGCCGGGCTGTTCGCCGGGCCGGCCGTGGCCGGGTACACCGCCACGAAGCACGCGCTGGTCGGGCTGGCCCGCTCGATCGCCCGCGACTACGGCAGGCACGGTGTGCGGGCCAACACCGTCTGCCCCGGCTGGGTCCGCACCGCCATGGCCGACGAACAGATGGACGGCCTGGCCGCCTGCGCCGGTCTCGACCGCGAGGCCGCCTACGCCCTGGTCACCCGCAACACCCCGCTGGGCCGCCCGGCGACGGCCGACGAGGTGGCCGCCGTCATCGCGTTCCTCGCCTCGGCCGACGCCGCCATCGTCTCCGGCGCCGTGGTCACCGCCGACGCGGGCGCCAGCGCCGTCGACCTGCCCACCATCGACCTGGTCTAG